A stretch of DNA from Nitrospira sp.:
ACTGGACCTGGCTTCGCCGGATTCCATCACCAGCCTGTTCAAAGCGGTCGGCACCTGCGACGCCGTGGTCAGCACCGCCGGAATCGCCAAGTTTGCGAGCCTGGACGACCTGACCTATGACGACTATTTCATCGGCCTGAAAAATAAATTGATGGGCCAGGCGAATCTGGTACGGATCGGCCGGCCGTTCGTGATCAACCACGGCTCCTTCACGCTCACCAGTGGAGTGCTGAGCCAGCACCCTATGAAAGGCAGCTGCGCCATCAGCATGGTCAATGCAGGACTGGAAGGATTTGTCCGCGCCGCCGCCATCGATCTGCCACGCGGCCTCCGGGTGAACGTCGTCAGCCCGCCCTGGGTGACGGAAACGTTGATCGCCAGGGGGATGGATCCCTCCATCGGCATTCCTGCCGATCAGGTCGCGCAATCCTATCTGGCGAGTGTGGAAGGGACGATGACGGGACAGACACTGGATCCCAGGCAGATCGCCGCAACCTAGCGCCACAACGCGTGGCTACCCTGCCGTGATATGAAACACACCTAACGGGTAGGCGTGGCCATTCACCAGCAGCTCAATCCGGTGCACGCCGGGATAGTGTGTGCGAGTGGTGAGTTGAGTGAGGGCCAGGGATTTGCTGAAACGAAGCGTCTCCCGCGCGGCGAGTTCGACCGTCTTGAATGTGAACACCTTCGGACTGTGCTTGCCATTCGCCTTGACGTAGTGGACGCGCAAATCCACCAGCACCCGTTGTACCCCGGATGCTTGATTCGCCACCTCCCAGGTGATGCCCACTGACGAGCCGATCCGAGGCCGCGACGGAGTGATGCGGATCTTCTCCACTGCGACCAACGGTGTGTGCCCGAAGCCCAAGACATGGAGTGCCCCTGATTCTCCCCGCTTGACCGCCGACCGCAGCGCATGGCGAATGATCCAACGGCGCTCCTCCGTCGCATGCGCCAGCCACCGCCTGGCCGTCTCGACCAGCACCTCGGGATGGTCTTTCCCAATATCATTCAGATTGTTGGCCACACTGCGACGCACATACAGGGACGGATCGTCTTTCAACCGCTCCAAGAGAGCCAGCACCGGCCGCGGATCAGCCTGAAACGCGCGGAGCCTCGGC
This window harbors:
- a CDS encoding short chain dehydrogenase codes for the protein MRVIVIGGTGTIGSAVVKRLSTRHEVVVVGHKKGAFQLDLASPDSITSLFKAVGTCDAVVSTAGIAKFASLDDLTYDDYFIGLKNKLMGQANLVRIGRPFVINHGSFTLTSGVLSQHPMKGSCAISMVNAGLEGFVRAAAIDLPRGLRVNVVSPPWVTETLIARGMDPSIGIPADQVAQSYLASVEGTMTGQTLDPRQIAAT
- a CDS encoding DNA alkylation repair protein, producing MAEPLKNSFGADVPRTIARMIAAVFPRFDEKAFVRSVLDGYDELELMPRAWKIAHALRRGLPDDYERALEILLASLDQPPTRTVASGMGGFFFLPHVFFVAEYGLDHFDASMRAQYLLTQRFTAEFSIRRYLERHKAATLARLAEWTADPSEDVRRLVSEGTCPRLPWAPRLRAFQADPRPVLALLERLKDDPSLYVRRSVANNLNDIGKDHPEVLVETARRWLAHATEERRWIIRHALRSAVKRGESGALHVLGFGHTPLVAVEKIRITPSRPRIGSSVGITWEVANQASGVQRVLVDLRVHYVKANGKHSPKVFTFKTVELAARETLRFSKSLALTQLTTRTHYPGVHRIELLVNGHAYPLGVFHITAG